From one Streptomyces sp. Q6 genomic stretch:
- the glnA gene encoding type I glutamate--ammonia ligase produces the protein MFQNADDAKKFIADEDVKFVDVRFCDLPGVMQHFTVPAAAFDPAEELAFDGSSIRGFQAIHESDMALRADLSTARVDPFRRDKTLNVNFFIHDPITGEQYSRDPRNVAKKAEAYLASTGIADTAYFGPEAEFYVFDSVRFETSANRSLYEIDSEAGAWNTGAVENNRGYKVRYKGGYFPAPPVDHFADLRAEISLELDKNGLQVERQHHEVGTAGQAEINYKFNTLLAAADDLMLFKYIVKNVAWRNGKTATFMPKPIFGDNGSGMHVHQSLWAGGEPLFYDEQGYAGLSDTARYYIGGILKHAPSLLAFTNPTVNSYHRLVPGFEAPVNMVYSQRNRSAAMRIPITGSNPKAKRVEFRAPDPSSNPYLAFSALLMAGLDGVKNKIEPAEPIDKDLYELAPEEHANVQQVPTSLPAVLDALEADHEYLLAGGVFTPDLIETWIDYKRTNEIAPIQLRPHPHEFELYFDI, from the coding sequence TGTGATGCAGCACTTCACGGTGCCGGCTGCGGCGTTCGACCCGGCCGAGGAGCTCGCCTTCGACGGCTCCTCGATCCGCGGCTTCCAGGCCATCCACGAGTCCGACATGGCGCTCCGCGCGGACCTGTCCACCGCCCGTGTGGACCCCTTCCGCCGCGACAAGACGCTGAACGTCAACTTCTTCATCCACGACCCGATCACGGGCGAGCAGTACTCCCGCGACCCGCGCAACGTGGCCAAGAAGGCCGAGGCGTACCTGGCCTCCACCGGCATCGCCGACACCGCGTACTTCGGCCCCGAGGCCGAGTTCTACGTCTTCGACTCGGTGCGCTTCGAGACCTCGGCCAACCGCTCGCTGTACGAGATCGACTCCGAGGCCGGCGCGTGGAACACGGGCGCGGTCGAGAACAACCGCGGCTACAAGGTCCGCTACAAGGGCGGCTACTTCCCGGCCCCGCCGGTCGACCACTTCGCCGACCTGCGTGCCGAGATCTCCCTGGAGCTGGACAAGAACGGCCTCCAGGTCGAGCGCCAGCACCACGAGGTCGGCACCGCCGGCCAGGCCGAGATCAACTACAAGTTCAACACGCTGCTCGCCGCGGCCGACGACCTGATGCTCTTCAAGTACATCGTGAAGAACGTCGCCTGGCGCAACGGCAAGACCGCGACCTTCATGCCGAAGCCGATCTTCGGTGACAACGGCTCGGGCATGCACGTCCACCAGTCCCTGTGGGCCGGTGGCGAGCCGCTCTTCTACGACGAGCAGGGCTACGCGGGCCTCTCGGACACCGCCCGCTACTACATCGGCGGCATCCTCAAGCACGCCCCGTCGCTCCTCGCCTTCACGAACCCGACCGTGAACTCGTACCACCGCCTGGTCCCGGGCTTCGAGGCGCCGGTCAACATGGTGTACTCGCAGCGCAACCGCTCCGCGGCCATGCGTATCCCGATCACGGGCTCGAACCCGAAGGCCAAGCGCGTCGAGTTCCGCGCGCCGGACCCGTCGTCGAACCCGTACCTCGCGTTCTCGGCGCTGCTCATGGCGGGCCTCGACGGCGTGAAGAACAAGATCGAGCCGGCCGAGCCGATCGACAAGGACCTGTACGAGCTGGCTCCCGAGGAGCACGCGAACGTCCAGCAGGTCCCGACCTCGCTCCCCGCGGTCCTCGACGCCCTCGAGGCGGACCACGAGTACCTCCTGGCCGGCGGTGTCTTCACCCCCGACCTGATCGAGACGTGGATCGACTACAAGCGCACGAACGAGATCGCCCCGATCCAGCTCCGCCCGCACCCGCACGAGTTCGAGCTGTACTTCGACATCTAA
- a CDS encoding tetratricopeptide repeat protein, with protein sequence MPTPNQPNSRLRDVISASGCTFDALAKDVRRIAAENGEVLQTNKSAISHWVNGAREPSGRMGQYLAEALSRRLARTVTPTEIGLRGQTETPTATANPDPVVAATELGRADVDRRRFLAIAAFTTAGVAMPLAYDHEATSRMLRARTGGVLVGAEDVDVVRQITTAFSSADERLGGGHGLTTVTAYLADTAAPMLRARFPNEALRQAAFGAVAELAYLAGWKHHDLGQEGAAQRYYQVGYQLACEADPNGHAAWMMRALAHQALSLKQPHHCVDLVEGALTRGLGRVDGQTEALLHITHARAYAAIGEKPSAARALLAAEGALLREDGPQPSYSRVSGPATGTVASHTARTLTDLADHPGTEIQHRAALTRWDPVQYKRVHALTYADLGDSLAAQARADEAIAAWSQSLTLMEGMTSDRTRKAISSLRSPLAIYQRRKVPGATELARRAREALA encoded by the coding sequence GTGCCAACGCCCAACCAGCCCAACTCACGTCTACGCGACGTGATCTCTGCCAGCGGCTGCACCTTCGACGCCCTCGCGAAGGACGTGCGCCGCATCGCCGCTGAGAACGGCGAGGTCCTCCAGACCAACAAGTCCGCGATCTCCCACTGGGTCAACGGCGCACGCGAGCCGAGCGGCCGCATGGGCCAGTACCTGGCCGAAGCCCTGTCCCGTCGTCTGGCACGCACAGTCACACCCACGGAGATCGGCCTGCGCGGCCAGACGGAGACGCCGACCGCCACCGCGAACCCTGATCCCGTCGTCGCCGCAACGGAGCTGGGCCGCGCCGACGTCGACCGCCGGCGCTTCCTGGCGATCGCCGCATTCACCACCGCCGGGGTCGCAATGCCGCTCGCCTACGATCACGAGGCGACCTCCCGCATGCTCCGCGCCCGCACCGGGGGAGTCTTGGTCGGAGCCGAGGACGTCGACGTCGTACGCCAGATCACCACCGCGTTCAGCTCCGCCGACGAACGCCTCGGCGGAGGCCACGGCCTGACCACCGTCACCGCCTACCTCGCCGACACCGCAGCCCCCATGCTCCGCGCCCGCTTTCCGAACGAAGCCTTACGCCAAGCAGCCTTCGGCGCGGTCGCAGAACTCGCCTACCTGGCAGGCTGGAAGCACCACGACCTCGGCCAGGAAGGCGCCGCCCAGCGCTACTACCAGGTCGGCTACCAACTCGCCTGCGAAGCCGACCCGAACGGCCACGCCGCCTGGATGATGCGCGCCCTCGCCCACCAGGCCCTCAGCCTCAAGCAACCCCACCACTGCGTTGACCTCGTCGAAGGCGCGCTCACCCGAGGGCTCGGCCGCGTCGATGGCCAGACCGAAGCCCTCCTCCACATCACCCACGCCCGCGCGTACGCCGCCATCGGCGAGAAGCCTTCCGCCGCCCGCGCCCTCCTCGCCGCCGAGGGCGCGCTCCTCCGCGAGGACGGCCCGCAGCCCAGCTACTCCCGCGTCAGCGGCCCAGCGACCGGCACCGTCGCCAGCCACACCGCCCGCACCCTCACTGATCTGGCCGACCACCCCGGCACGGAGATCCAACACCGAGCTGCACTCACCCGCTGGGACCCGGTCCAGTACAAGCGCGTCCACGCCCTGACGTACGCCGACCTTGGCGACAGCCTCGCCGCCCAGGCCCGCGCCGACGAGGCAATCGCCGCGTGGTCCCAGTCCCTGACTCTGATGGAAGGCATGACGTCCGACCGCACCCGCAAGGCGATCTCGTCCCTGCGCTCGCCCCTGGCGATCTACCAGCGCCGCAAGGTGCCGGGCGCGACCGAACTTGCTCGCCGAGCCCGTGAGGCGCTCGCCTAA
- a CDS encoding GAF and ANTAR domain-containing protein: protein MTLQERELAELFVQLARDAATDPVDTQALLVTLVRNGGTLPGVRGAAVQYAPGNGLPVHTAGTDSALHALVADAVAWQEGPAHDATTNGRALADVDLATTRWPRWTPRARHLGYGRLASLPLHMNDEPVGALLLLGAPGHPLDARALAVARSLAETFGHILVLTHEVFRSRTLARQLQHALTSRVVVEQAKGILAARHGLPLTTAFDRLRHYARSHQRKVEDVARAITEGSLDL, encoded by the coding sequence GTGACATTGCAGGAGCGGGAACTCGCCGAGCTGTTCGTCCAGTTGGCGCGGGACGCGGCGACCGACCCGGTCGACACCCAGGCCCTGCTCGTCACCCTGGTGCGCAACGGCGGCACGCTCCCCGGCGTACGCGGCGCGGCCGTCCAGTACGCGCCGGGGAACGGCCTCCCGGTGCACACCGCCGGCACCGACAGCGCCCTGCACGCCCTGGTCGCGGACGCCGTCGCGTGGCAGGAAGGCCCCGCCCACGACGCCACGACGAACGGCCGCGCCCTCGCCGACGTGGACCTCGCCACCACCCGCTGGCCCCGCTGGACCCCCCGGGCCCGCCACCTGGGCTACGGCCGCCTCGCGTCCCTGCCCCTGCACATGAACGACGAGCCGGTCGGCGCCCTCCTCCTGCTCGGCGCCCCCGGCCACCCCCTGGACGCCCGCGCCCTGGCGGTGGCCCGCTCCCTGGCCGAGACGTTCGGCCACATTCTCGTCCTGACCCACGAGGTCTTCCGGAGCCGCACCCTGGCCCGCCAACTGCAACACGCCCTGACCAGCCGCGTGGTCGTCGAACAGGCCAAAGGAATCCTCGCGGCCCGCCACGGCCTCCCCCTGACCACGGCCTTCGACCGCTTACGCCACTACGCCCGCTCCCACCAACGCAAGGTCGAAGACGTAGCCCGAGCCATCACCGAGGGCAGCCTGGACCTCTGA
- a CDS encoding DUF3800 domain-containing protein: MAAENSAAPLRLYFVDDGGDARTTAVFASLGIDLPHIDTAMRHWLDFRAELAADARLEIPANSSLHSVKLAGTRGRHIHRSRSTDRATHQRHSQEVILRGLRATATMAGARVRAVYRETDNYGRDRPALYAALLSRLNAELAASGTHGVVILDGDGTEGSLRRAHRALPDAGRHIIGDPVFRPARNLDLLQAADMLAYSAYQSIAKQPSRAFMWHWFGTTFPGAHGPSAM, from the coding sequence ATGGCCGCAGAGAACAGTGCTGCCCCCTTGCGTCTCTACTTCGTCGACGATGGCGGTGACGCCCGCACGACCGCCGTCTTCGCCTCCTTAGGAATCGATCTTCCGCACATCGACACTGCAATGCGGCACTGGCTGGACTTCCGCGCCGAACTGGCCGCCGACGCACGGCTGGAAATCCCTGCCAACTCCTCACTTCATTCGGTGAAGCTCGCCGGCACCCGCGGTCGCCACATCCACCGCTCGCGCAGCACGGATCGCGCCACGCACCAACGGCACTCACAGGAGGTCATCCTGCGCGGCCTGCGGGCCACCGCCACGATGGCCGGTGCGCGAGTTCGTGCCGTATACCGAGAGACCGATAACTACGGGCGCGACCGGCCTGCCCTTTACGCCGCCCTGCTGAGCCGGCTCAACGCAGAACTCGCCGCGTCCGGCACCCACGGGGTCGTCATCCTCGACGGTGACGGCACAGAGGGTTCCCTACGGCGAGCCCACCGGGCGCTCCCGGACGCGGGGCGGCACATCATCGGCGACCCGGTTTTCCGGCCTGCTCGCAACCTAGACCTGCTGCAGGCAGCCGACATGCTCGCGTACTCGGCCTACCAGTCCATCGCCAAGCAGCCGTCCCGCGCGTTCATGTGGCACTGGTTCGGTACCACGTTCCCCGGTGCCCATGGGCCCAGCGCCATGTGA
- a CDS encoding RNA-directed DNA polymerase, whose protein sequence is MVDLSGRLTKAKDLLIAGESESEVPDVIGYQDVRHQWERGYREMLERAIADGACGPDSTSIIDFPKTDLTVRPLARFSTRDRLIYDALVFTVADEIDRQLHPGVSSYRWNHHKGEPIRWWTNWTSYRTKSLQAIRSDTSLRVAYLDIAAFYEHIDVAILGDDLEALSGGHRAAGHITNFLSRFQTINHAWGLPQGPDASGILANLYLAPVDSYLARNSARFLRYSDDIKVFHPDWSELRDLFLGVNSQLRSRRLSISSSKTTILDPQDARERETDIRHDSLAGAIKYGRPRARENLVSYFERIAKEGEFNGNQVRFVLGQLSRIRDDRAVGWCLDNLIRLPHAITHVFKYLNAAKSRTFEVESALVDFLHSSHSAAHPLIEQRVLRYFTAMDIKEERVKEAAWAILGDRNRVDYAREFAARYIGEHASVAEAQMLRHRFEGENDAAVRRALLVSLHEAGYLTTRYRNEVEASIPGMKWLCNFLATSPAIRPPQIGPYAYF, encoded by the coding sequence ATGGTGGACCTTTCCGGCAGGCTCACCAAGGCCAAAGATCTACTGATAGCGGGGGAGAGCGAATCCGAGGTGCCCGATGTCATCGGGTACCAAGACGTCCGGCATCAGTGGGAACGCGGCTACCGCGAGATGCTGGAGCGGGCCATTGCAGACGGTGCATGCGGCCCGGACAGCACCAGCATCATCGACTTCCCCAAGACGGACCTGACTGTGCGGCCCCTGGCCCGTTTCTCCACCCGAGACCGGCTTATATACGATGCCCTTGTTTTCACGGTCGCAGATGAGATCGACCGCCAGCTCCATCCTGGAGTCTCGAGCTACCGGTGGAACCACCACAAGGGCGAGCCCATCCGATGGTGGACCAACTGGACGTCATACCGAACAAAGTCGCTGCAGGCAATCCGCTCCGACACATCGCTCAGGGTCGCCTACCTCGACATCGCAGCCTTCTACGAGCACATCGACGTGGCCATCCTCGGAGACGACCTAGAAGCCCTCAGCGGCGGCCATCGCGCCGCTGGCCACATCACCAACTTCCTCAGCCGGTTTCAAACCATCAATCACGCATGGGGCCTGCCTCAGGGGCCAGACGCCTCCGGCATACTCGCCAACCTTTACCTCGCCCCCGTTGATTCCTACCTGGCCCGGAACAGCGCCAGGTTCCTTCGCTACTCCGACGACATAAAGGTCTTCCACCCCGACTGGAGTGAGCTGCGCGATCTCTTCCTCGGAGTGAACAGTCAGCTGCGCTCCCGAAGACTCTCTATTTCATCCAGCAAGACCACAATTCTTGACCCCCAAGACGCCAGGGAACGCGAAACCGACATCCGGCATGACTCCTTGGCTGGCGCCATTAAGTACGGCCGTCCGCGCGCTCGGGAGAATCTCGTGAGCTACTTCGAAAGGATCGCCAAAGAGGGAGAGTTCAACGGGAATCAGGTCCGTTTCGTTCTCGGCCAGCTCAGCCGAATCAGAGACGATCGCGCGGTCGGCTGGTGCCTGGATAATCTCATCCGCCTGCCCCACGCCATCACGCACGTTTTCAAGTACCTGAATGCGGCCAAGAGTAGAACGTTCGAAGTCGAAAGCGCCTTGGTCGATTTTCTACACTCCAGTCACAGCGCCGCCCACCCGTTGATCGAGCAGCGCGTTCTGCGCTACTTCACCGCCATGGACATCAAGGAAGAAAGAGTGAAAGAAGCCGCGTGGGCCATCCTCGGGGACCGGAACCGGGTCGACTACGCGCGTGAGTTCGCCGCCCGCTACATCGGGGAGCACGCATCTGTTGCCGAGGCTCAAATGCTCCGCCACCGCTTCGAGGGGGAAAACGACGCTGCGGTCCGACGCGCCCTACTCGTCTCACTGCACGAGGCGGGATACCTAACAACCCGCTACCGCAACGAGGTCGAAGCCTCCATCCCTGGCATGAAATGGCTCTGCAATTTCCTTGCCACTAGCCCCGCCATACGCCCGCCCCAGATTGGACCCTATGCCTACTTCTGA
- a CDS encoding caspase family protein has translation MFPDAGATKAVLVGTSTYTFLEDLPAVSNNLNSLAEVLTGPTSWNLSRDDCHVLSEPTNAIAVMDALRDAGDAARDTLLVYYAGHGLVTPEGELYLGLPQSRQQRVETGLQYSWLRGALLEGRAERTVVILDCCYAGLALGTMGPSDLAAQADVEGTYLLAAASETRQALAPPGEPHTAFTGELLTILTTGIAGGPEQLDLDSVFLQLRKSLSAKGHPVPQGRERNSNGQLALGWNPAFSRAPVSTSHRAGSADLRAWPDPAAIRSVEGFISALGQVRVTSGLTHSAISHRSGGQISTGTVSTLLNRKDLPRTWRTTSVYLTACGLPDEQLNDWQLRWEQLRSTLTTTTAPDAEEKQARREDTRTPTTWGRALRQLTRRRLRD, from the coding sequence GTGTTTCCGGACGCCGGCGCTACAAAGGCGGTCCTGGTCGGGACGAGCACATACACCTTCCTCGAAGACCTGCCGGCCGTCTCCAACAACCTCAACTCCTTGGCCGAGGTACTCACTGGGCCCACGTCCTGGAATCTCAGCCGAGACGACTGCCACGTGCTCTCCGAGCCGACGAATGCGATTGCCGTGATGGACGCCCTGCGTGACGCCGGAGATGCAGCTAGGGACACGCTGCTTGTGTACTACGCGGGGCATGGGCTGGTCACACCAGAGGGCGAGCTCTATCTGGGGCTACCCCAATCCAGGCAGCAGCGGGTGGAGACGGGGCTTCAATACAGCTGGTTGCGGGGCGCGTTGTTGGAGGGAAGAGCGGAGCGGACTGTCGTCATACTCGACTGCTGCTACGCGGGCCTGGCCCTGGGAACAATGGGGCCCTCGGATCTGGCCGCCCAAGCCGATGTCGAGGGGACCTACCTTCTCGCCGCAGCCTCGGAGACCCGTCAGGCACTCGCCCCGCCCGGGGAGCCCCACACCGCATTCACTGGCGAGCTTCTCACGATCCTCACTACTGGTATTGCCGGAGGCCCCGAACAGCTCGACCTCGACAGCGTCTTCTTGCAGCTGAGGAAATCCCTCTCTGCGAAGGGGCATCCCGTCCCTCAAGGACGAGAACGTAACAGCAACGGCCAGCTCGCATTGGGCTGGAACCCTGCCTTCAGCCGAGCACCAGTGTCCACCAGCCACCGAGCGGGCTCCGCCGACCTCCGCGCGTGGCCAGATCCGGCAGCCATCCGCAGCGTTGAAGGGTTCATCAGCGCATTGGGGCAAGTACGCGTCACCAGTGGCCTCACCCACTCAGCAATCAGCCACCGTTCCGGCGGCCAGATCTCGACCGGAACGGTCAGCACCCTCCTCAACCGCAAGGATCTGCCCAGAACATGGCGGACAACCAGTGTCTATCTGACCGCCTGCGGGCTGCCGGACGAGCAGCTAAACGACTGGCAACTGCGCTGGGAGCAGCTGCGGTCGACTCTCACCACTACAACAGCCCCTGATGCCGAGGAGAAGCAGGCACGGAGAGAGGACACCCGCACTCCGACTACTTGGGGACGAGCTCTCCGACAGCTAACGCGACGGCGACTCCGTGACTGA
- a CDS encoding site-specific integrase, whose product MVFAPPKGGTEDDAKDRFVPVGDALAALLTEHMRKHPPVEVTLPWMTKDGEPVTVRLVFTTRERKPLNKNYFNYLWKAALEAIGAITALNDRPVGKGRKWEECRDKMMHALRHLFASEAINEGVDVYTLADLLGHEDPAFTLRRYVHRVTGAVEKARKAIGRRYRVAA is encoded by the coding sequence CTGGTCTTCGCCCCACCGAAGGGTGGCACAGAGGACGACGCCAAGGACCGCTTCGTACCGGTCGGCGATGCACTGGCCGCGCTGCTCACCGAGCACATGCGCAAGCACCCGCCGGTTGAGGTCACTTTGCCGTGGATGACCAAGGACGGTGAGCCGGTGACCGTGCGCCTGGTGTTCACCACGCGCGAGCGCAAGCCGCTGAACAAGAACTACTTCAACTACCTCTGGAAGGCCGCTCTGGAGGCGATCGGCGCGATAACAGCCTTGAACGACAGGCCTGTTGGCAAGGGCCGCAAGTGGGAGGAGTGCCGCGACAAGATGATGCACGCCCTACGGCACCTCTTTGCCTCCGAGGCGATCAACGAGGGCGTCGACGTCTACACCCTCGCCGATCTCCTCGGCCATGAGGATCCTGCGTTCACGCTCCGCCGGTACGTCCACAGGGTGACCGGAGCGGTCGAAAAGGCCCGCAAGGCGATCGGCCGACGATATCGAGTCGCTGCGTAG
- a CDS encoding effector-associated constant component EACC1 has product MRVEVRVEPSNDELRSLLAWLRQDPDIRRTATLEMREQPPRKGEMGAVADVLQLITENGWNAANFTLTLAAWKQTRPRASRVTVRHNDLIDALTDCSDEQIERITRLLREDRGDDQRGSAS; this is encoded by the coding sequence ATGCGCGTTGAGGTTCGCGTCGAGCCGTCGAACGACGAACTCCGTTCACTGCTCGCCTGGCTTCGTCAGGATCCTGACATCCGTCGGACCGCGACCCTGGAGATGCGCGAGCAGCCACCGCGCAAGGGCGAGATGGGGGCAGTCGCCGACGTTCTGCAGTTGATCACCGAGAACGGGTGGAACGCCGCGAACTTCACTCTGACGCTTGCTGCTTGGAAGCAGACACGGCCACGAGCCTCTCGCGTCACGGTCCGGCATAACGATCTCATCGACGCCTTGACGGACTGCAGCGATGAACAGATCGAGCGGATCACCCGGCTACTTCGGGAGGACCGGGGAGACGATCAGAGGGGCTCGGCAAGTTGA
- a CDS encoding NUDIX domain-containing protein, translated as MPNNQADEGNPVAESTTDARPQALKPALESMTLLVAAVIVHDKATNRVVLLQRSENAKFAQGMWDLPVGKSEPGEPITQTAVRELYEETGLVVKPEALKVAHLIHGAWGVEAPNGFLTVVFAAHEWSGEPENREPRKHAQVRWIDVDAIPEEFVDTTASALHCYLEGGPQVSLDSWR; from the coding sequence ATGCCCAACAACCAGGCCGACGAAGGGAACCCCGTGGCTGAGTCGACGACCGATGCCCGCCCCCAAGCTCTCAAGCCCGCCCTCGAATCCATGACCCTGCTGGTCGCGGCTGTCATCGTCCATGACAAGGCCACCAACCGCGTCGTGCTGCTGCAGCGCAGTGAGAACGCCAAGTTCGCCCAGGGCATGTGGGATCTGCCGGTCGGCAAGAGCGAACCGGGGGAGCCGATCACGCAGACCGCGGTGCGCGAGCTGTACGAGGAGACCGGCCTGGTCGTGAAGCCTGAGGCGTTGAAGGTCGCCCACCTCATCCACGGCGCGTGGGGGGTTGAGGCTCCGAACGGCTTCCTCACCGTCGTGTTCGCGGCGCACGAATGGTCTGGTGAGCCCGAGAACCGTGAGCCCCGCAAGCATGCTCAGGTGAGGTGGATCGACGTCGATGCAATCCCAGAGGAGTTCGTCGACACCACGGCCAGTGCGCTTCACTGCTATCTCGAAGGCGGACCGCAGGTCTCTCTCGATAGCTGGCGATAA
- a CDS encoding SLATT domain-containing protein, which yields MPTSDTRFESTRTELKRIQSNCLYTAQGYFEAAKSAEKWGRLMVFIPACVTAICSLLVAVKVGPQLFFSGLGAVAGAIAATAAFLGSPKTAADHLASARAYTALKHRADTEISLMNEASDPAVLEARTRELSADYVRITSTDTPMANKFYERARQRIQQGSAE from the coding sequence ATGCCTACTTCTGACACGCGGTTCGAGAGCACCAGAACCGAGTTGAAGCGCATCCAAAGCAATTGCCTCTACACCGCTCAAGGATACTTCGAAGCAGCCAAGAGCGCCGAGAAGTGGGGGCGCCTTATGGTTTTCATTCCCGCCTGCGTGACCGCCATATGTAGCCTGCTGGTCGCGGTCAAGGTCGGCCCCCAATTGTTTTTCAGCGGACTCGGGGCCGTCGCCGGTGCAATCGCTGCCACCGCAGCCTTTCTAGGCTCCCCAAAGACGGCTGCTGACCATCTTGCATCCGCCCGCGCCTACACCGCCCTCAAGCATCGCGCGGATACCGAGATCAGCCTCATGAATGAAGCATCCGACCCGGCGGTCCTCGAAGCAAGAACCCGAGAGCTGAGCGCCGACTACGTACGGATCACCTCCACCGACACTCCAATGGCGAACAAGTTCTATGAGAGGGCCCGCCAGCGGATACAACAGGGTTCGGCCGAGTGA